A genomic region of Candidatus Bathyarchaeota archaeon contains the following coding sequences:
- a CDS encoding aldehyde ferredoxin oxidoreductase C-terminal domain-containing protein produces EGIGEILSEGVKIAAQKIGKDSEKLALHTKGVEITGYDLRTLKTTALGCAVSFRGDHTTHGCQTLELAGKLSRIKYEAGRAKIVKDMEDQYALMDSLILCKFCSEAYSGYDDFAKLYSLVTGLEITSDEMRLTAERIVNLTRLFNIREGLGRRDDMLPWKVMNVPIPGKGPSHIASISQQELNMMLEDYYLAREWSEEGVPKLEKLKELGLEEFANIVDAKFVKA; encoded by the coding sequence AGAGGGGATAGGCGAAATATTATCTGAAGGAGTTAAAATTGCAGCCCAAAAAATTGGCAAAGACTCGGAGAAATTAGCACTACATACTAAAGGTGTTGAAATAACCGGCTACGACCTTAGAACATTAAAGACGACTGCTCTAGGTTGCGCGGTTTCTTTCAGAGGAGACCACACCACACATGGCTGCCAAACTTTGGAATTGGCTGGAAAGCTTAGCCGCATCAAGTATGAGGCGGGAAGAGCTAAAATTGTTAAAGACATGGAGGATCAATACGCGTTGATGGACTCGCTGATACTATGCAAGTTCTGCAGTGAAGCCTACTCGGGCTATGACGATTTTGCCAAGCTGTACTCGCTTGTAACGGGCTTAGAAATAACATCCGACGAAATGAGACTCACAGCTGAAAGAATAGTTAACCTTACACGCCTGTTTAACATACGCGAAGGACTTGGAAGAAGAGATGACATGCTTCCATGGAAGGTTATGAACGTTCCCATACCAGGTAAAGGGCCATCTCACATCGCATCCATAAGCCAACAAGAACTCAACATGATGCTGGAAGACTACTACCTGGCTAGAGAATGGAGTGAGGAAGGAGTGCCTAAGCTTGAAAAACTTAAAGAATTGGGCTTAGAGGAGTTCGCCAACATTGTTGACGCAAAATTTGTCAAGGCTTAG